From one Fulvitalea axinellae genomic stretch:
- a CDS encoding sensor histidine kinase, whose translation MFSRQLYIQIIVRVALLSGTIFGMAWHIVRSPDVSLAIIYGLIALLTGVMLVRFMNTTNRKLAYFFQAVQNEDSTLRFSEKLGGKSVKDLNRELNRVNRMISDARKETREQERYFSTVVEHASTGIVTFDGQGFVHLANSAARQLTGTDPLTHIRQLSRRDPKLFECFTTLSPGENALIRLRDGDNTRQLALRSSEFRSPGKNLRLIAIQDIKGELDERELDAWIKLIRVLTHEIMNSIAPIVSLSETLAELNKEKACPETAHTTAQGLEVIRERGNNLIEFVDSYRKITRLPKPKSVEFGAQELLEKIRILVSGEPNTENVSFQLVSRPENLRLFADETQVAQALINIVRNALQALEQVKDAKIEISAFSDSERRPCIKVRNNGPEIPADILEEIFVPFFSTKENGSGVGLSLSRQIMRLHGGQLFANSNSENGTAFTLRFPAKRNHTDTESFSSKEIPAEAGTSK comes from the coding sequence ATGTTTAGCCGACAATTATACATTCAGATTATCGTAAGAGTGGCATTGCTTTCGGGCACAATTTTCGGAATGGCCTGGCATATTGTTCGTTCTCCGGACGTCAGTTTGGCGATTATCTACGGATTGATCGCCTTACTTACCGGAGTTATGCTGGTCAGGTTTATGAATACGACGAACCGCAAACTGGCATATTTTTTCCAAGCCGTCCAGAATGAGGATTCCACACTCAGGTTTTCGGAAAAACTTGGGGGAAAATCGGTCAAAGACCTTAACCGGGAATTAAACAGGGTCAACCGCATGATCAGCGACGCCCGCAAGGAAACCCGCGAACAGGAACGCTACTTCAGTACTGTGGTGGAACACGCCAGCACGGGAATCGTGACTTTTGACGGGCAAGGTTTCGTACACTTGGCCAATTCAGCCGCCCGACAGTTAACCGGCACAGATCCGCTTACACATATCCGCCAGCTGTCCCGCCGCGACCCTAAACTTTTCGAATGTTTTACCACGCTCTCTCCCGGCGAGAACGCCTTAATCCGCCTCCGTGACGGGGACAATACACGGCAATTGGCGCTCAGGTCGTCCGAGTTTAGGTCGCCCGGTAAAAATTTGCGCCTAATTGCCATACAAGATATCAAAGGCGAACTGGACGAACGCGAACTGGACGCATGGATCAAACTAATCCGCGTATTGACCCACGAAATAATGAACTCAATCGCCCCGATTGTCTCGCTTAGCGAAACTTTGGCGGAATTGAACAAGGAAAAGGCCTGCCCGGAAACAGCCCATACCACGGCCCAAGGTCTTGAAGTGATACGGGAAAGGGGCAACAACCTGATCGAATTTGTGGACAGTTACCGCAAAATCACCCGTTTGCCAAAACCGAAATCAGTGGAATTTGGCGCTCAAGAGCTTTTGGAAAAAATCCGGATATTGGTAAGCGGCGAACCGAATACGGAAAACGTTTCTTTCCAGCTGGTTTCCCGGCCGGAAAACCTTCGCCTCTTTGCCGACGAGACCCAAGTGGCCCAAGCGCTGATCAATATCGTCCGCAACGCTTTGCAGGCCTTGGAGCAAGTAAAAGACGCCAAAATCGAGATTTCGGCCTTTTCCGACAGCGAAAGAAGGCCTTGTATCAAGGTCCGAAATAACGGCCCGGAAATACCTGCGGATATACTGGAAGAAATCTTCGTTCCGTTTTTCTCAACAAAAGAAAACGGATCCGGCGTAGGTCTAAGCCTCTCCCGCCAGATTATGCGCCTTCACGGCGGTCAGCTTTTCGCCAACTCCAATTCAGAAAACGGAACAGCTTTTACGTTGCGTTTTCCGGCCAAAAGAAACCATACCGACACCGAATCTTTTTCAAGCAAAGAAATCCCCGCCGAGGCGGGGACCAGCAAATAA
- a CDS encoding sigma-54 dependent transcriptional regulator, whose amino-acid sequence MKDNNILIVDDNKGALGALELLLQERFGKVTCLSTPHRIPRALQSLEPDLVLLDMNFSAGQVSGNEGLYWLRQIRQFDPQVPVVMITAYGDVELAVKALKEGAADFVLKPWNNEKLLATVESSLKLGHSRKEIESLRKKEKTLKREISGNGPSLIGRSKAMAKVLELVDKVANTDANVLITGENGTGKEVIAKEIHRKSARSDEAMITVDMGSIPETLFEGELFGHSKGAFTDAKSDRMGKFEAADKGSLFLDEIGNLPERNQAKLLTALQRREVVRVGEVRPRSVDIRLICATNTDLEKAVVDKSFREDLLYRINTIHIHLPTLRDRQEDIPDLTNFFVKQFGEKYGKKNISVSPEGMNALKEYSWPGNVRELQHTIEKALILAESNVLESKDFLLKEISPSILDDFPETIEDMERKMISISLDKHNGNLSAAAKQLGITRQTLYNKLKKFGW is encoded by the coding sequence ATGAAAGACAACAACATACTAATCGTAGATGACAATAAAGGGGCTTTGGGAGCTCTCGAGCTCTTGCTCCAAGAACGTTTCGGCAAAGTAACCTGCCTCAGTACTCCGCACCGTATTCCGCGCGCTCTTCAGTCTTTGGAGCCCGATCTGGTCTTGCTGGATATGAACTTTTCGGCGGGACAAGTCTCCGGAAACGAAGGGCTATATTGGCTACGGCAAATCCGCCAGTTTGACCCACAAGTACCCGTAGTGATGATCACCGCATACGGCGATGTAGAATTGGCGGTAAAAGCCCTCAAGGAAGGCGCCGCCGACTTTGTGCTGAAGCCTTGGAACAATGAAAAGCTTCTGGCAACGGTGGAATCCTCGCTCAAGCTGGGGCATTCGCGCAAAGAAATCGAATCGCTCAGGAAAAAGGAGAAAACCCTAAAAAGAGAGATTTCCGGCAACGGACCTTCGCTAATCGGGCGTTCGAAAGCCATGGCCAAAGTGTTGGAACTGGTTGATAAAGTGGCCAATACAGACGCAAACGTACTGATCACGGGAGAAAACGGAACGGGCAAAGAAGTGATTGCCAAAGAGATACACCGAAAATCAGCCCGATCCGACGAGGCCATGATTACCGTAGATATGGGCTCCATTCCGGAGACGCTTTTCGAAGGCGAACTGTTCGGCCACAGCAAAGGCGCCTTCACCGACGCCAAATCCGACCGGATGGGCAAGTTCGAAGCTGCGGACAAAGGCTCCCTTTTCCTTGACGAAATCGGCAACTTGCCGGAACGAAACCAAGCCAAGCTTCTCACCGCATTGCAACGCCGCGAAGTCGTACGAGTGGGCGAAGTCCGTCCGCGCAGTGTGGATATTCGTCTAATCTGCGCCACAAACACCGATTTGGAGAAAGCCGTAGTGGACAAAAGCTTTCGCGAGGATTTGCTTTACCGGATCAATACCATCCATATCCATTTGCCCACACTGCGGGACCGGCAAGAGGATATTCCAGACCTGACAAACTTTTTTGTCAAACAGTTCGGGGAAAAATACGGCAAGAAAAACATAAGCGTAAGCCCTGAGGGAATGAATGCGTTGAAAGAGTATTCTTGGCCCGGAAATGTCCGGGAACTTCAGCACACTATCGAAAAAGCCCTTATTTTGGCGGAAAGCAACGTTTTGGAATCGAAAGACTTTCTGCTGAAGGAAATCTCCCCTTCTATCCTTGACGATTTTCCGGAAACGATTGAGGATATGGAGAGAAAGATGATCTCGATATCATTGGACAAACACAACGGAAACCTGAGCGCAGCGGCGAAACAGTTAGGCATTACTCGACAAACGCTTTACAATAAGCTGAAGAAATTCGGGTGGTAA
- a CDS encoding TolC family protein, protein MKLRYGIFCAVFLFPFALSAQKGTRAPMSLEDCVALAMQKDVRAINAKLNTEMGRLDYRQSKLNLLPSVNPSIGAGYSFGKTINPTTNEFETKRYGSGSVGASASVPVFNGFRKFRSISLSRLTYRRGKLSERQTRYSVAEQVTRLFFDVLYQEEYLSLSQWRMEQSELNRKTVEKKVKLGLMAESEMSEALAQWEEANLTVFRAEQSLEEKRRSLNRILDMEPEEKLNLKKPEDDPAQASIPDPEALFDTYGNTLADARISTLDLETAKKELTASWMSLLPNLSFSASYSSNFSDKRLNENGNTMGILTQMDHNAGQSIRLSMGVPLFSAGSRYTSLRKNRLRVIRAENTLKDTDRSEREALAKYCRTIKRSVAEFELNRRRVMVAELAFKTASKKYERGLADLYELQATRNRLAQARLDLVRNRFDYWQGTRTLDYYLYGVLE, encoded by the coding sequence ATGAAACTGAGATACGGAATTTTTTGCGCGGTGTTTCTTTTCCCTTTTGCGCTTTCGGCCCAAAAGGGTACCCGAGCACCGATGAGTCTGGAGGATTGCGTGGCGTTGGCGATGCAAAAAGACGTGCGGGCCATCAACGCAAAATTGAATACGGAGATGGGGCGTTTGGACTATCGCCAATCCAAGTTGAATTTGTTACCAAGTGTCAATCCTAGTATAGGAGCGGGCTATAGTTTCGGTAAAACAATTAACCCGACGACAAATGAATTTGAAACAAAACGATACGGTTCCGGAAGTGTAGGGGCTTCGGCTTCGGTGCCTGTATTTAACGGCTTCCGGAAGTTCAGGTCGATATCGTTGAGCAGGCTTACGTATCGTAGGGGAAAGCTTTCCGAGAGACAAACCCGCTATTCGGTGGCCGAGCAGGTAACCCGTCTTTTTTTCGATGTGCTCTATCAGGAGGAGTATCTTAGCCTTTCACAGTGGCGGATGGAGCAGTCGGAACTGAACAGGAAGACAGTTGAGAAAAAAGTGAAGTTGGGCTTGATGGCCGAATCGGAAATGTCGGAGGCTTTGGCGCAGTGGGAAGAGGCTAACTTGACCGTTTTTCGTGCGGAACAAAGCTTGGAAGAGAAAAGGCGGTCGCTGAACCGTATTTTGGATATGGAGCCGGAAGAGAAACTTAACCTGAAAAAACCGGAAGACGATCCGGCCCAGGCTTCGATTCCTGATCCCGAAGCACTTTTTGATACATATGGCAATACTTTGGCCGATGCCCGGATCTCAACGCTAGACTTGGAAACGGCAAAGAAAGAGCTAACGGCGTCTTGGATGAGTCTTTTGCCAAACCTTAGTTTTTCGGCCAGCTACAGTTCCAACTTTTCCGATAAAAGGCTAAACGAAAATGGCAATACGATGGGGATACTCACGCAGATGGACCATAACGCTGGCCAGTCGATACGTTTGAGCATGGGGGTTCCTTTGTTCTCCGCTGGTAGCAGGTACACCTCGTTGCGTAAAAACCGATTGAGAGTAATTCGGGCGGAAAATACGCTTAAAGACACTGACCGATCCGAGCGTGAAGCTTTGGCCAAATATTGCAGAACCATAAAGCGTAGTGTGGCCGAATTTGAACTGAATAGAAGAAGGGTGATGGTGGCGGAATTAGCCTTTAAGACCGCCTCGAAGAAATACGAACGTGGACTGGCCGACCTTTATGAGCTTCAGGCTACTCGCAACCGGCTAGCGCAAGCCCGGCTGGATTTGGTCCGCAACAGGTTCGACTATTGGCAAGGCACCCGGACGCTGGATTATTATCTGTACGGGGTGTTGGAATAG